Genomic DNA from Candidatus Kaiserbacteria bacterium:
ATGTTTTAGTACCCACTCTTTGGGATGATCTTCAATAAAACGAATAGCATTATTTTTGTTATTGAAATGATGTGTTGGAAGAATTGTGAGTCCTGCGTCCCGAAGTACCTGTTGACCGTACTCACGGTCTTCTTCGCATCGTTCGGCCTCCTTACTCCCCCCAATGACGGTATAGCCGTTCAGGCGAAGCTCATCCTGCTCATTACCAAAACCTGTGGTATCAAACACAATAAGTCCGTCCTTCCCTACCCACGCAAGTTCATCCTGCCAATTATCGATGAGTGTGAATCTTCCCTCGGCACTTTTTTTGTATTCCGGGTCATCGAGATATACTTTTAGCGTATGCCCTTCACGCATAAAAAAATCGCACATATCTACGATTGAAAAATCTCCAGATACTGCGAGTATGTTCATCTCTTTACTCAACTTCCTTCACCCCATATTTTTTCATGTCTTCTACAAAAATCGCATGTTTTGCAGAATTGCATGACGAAAGTTCACAGTAGGTGGTTTTTTGCTCTGGAAACGTGTGGATAGCAAAATGGCTTTCGGCAATGAGCCATAAAGCTGTGTAGCCATAGGGATAAAAATGGTGCTCACTGAATCCAATCATCATAAACTCAGCCTTTTCTAATGCTGACTTACCGAATTCAAACACCTTTTTAGGGTCTGTCTCGTCAATGTAAAAACGAAAATTCCAAATTGTGGCTTTCATGTTTTTAGATTATAACACAATAGTTGTTAAAATCAAATCACTTGTGGACAATCTTTCCTCATACATATAGCTTATTGTGTATGCGATGTTATGGTATCACCTGTGAAAGCATGTGTACTCGCTGAGACTCCGAATACCAATTGGCTTGAATCAAGTTTGCATTTTTATGACCCGACGTAAGTGGTGCATTTTTCCCTGCTATCACAAGCGAGAAAGGGCCGCCATAGTACGTTGCAGCTCCACAGAATGTGACATTGAGTACATTATCATTTCCAAATACTCGTATTGTATCCCGGGATACTGCTTGTAGTTCATTTGCTTGAAGGAGTCTTGATCCTCCAAGTCGCATGAGAATACCGTTTGTCGTAAGAAGTGAGTATATCTTGTCGGTGAATGCTCCCTGGAACAACGGTACTGCGTTACCAGTATTATCTGTAGTATCCATGAGGATTATATCGAATGTGTTTTGTTCGGATAATGTATCAATGTGAGATGCATCTTCGTGAAGAATGGTAAGTCGCGAATCATTGAGTGCAGCATGAGATGCTGATGGAAAATGTAGTTTTGAAATTTCTGTAACGTGTGGGTCGATATCAACTATCGTGACTTTTTCAACAGTATGATGCTTGAGTACTTCGCGTGCGACTCCACAGTCTCCCCCGCCTATTATGAGCACATTTTGAGGGTTTTCATGAGAAAAAAGTGCGGTATGAGCCATACTCTCGTGATAAAAATATTCATCAAATTCCGCAAATTGCACGACATTGTCGAGCACAAGCACTTTTCCGAATCGAGGCGTATTAAGGACCATTAGTTTTTGAAAGCCAGTATTGTACTCAGGAACGAGCACGTCGCTAACTTCAAAACCAAAAGTATGGTCGGAATATAATTCTTCAAAAAACCATTGTTTCCCTCTGAATTCAGTAAGCATAAAATAAGTGTACGTTGTTTATTTTAAATTACAATGATCGAATCAAACGTTACACAAAAAACAGAGCAACAAGCGGGAGGATGAGCCACCAGAAGAAGTTTTCTGTGGGGGCAAAGAGAGACTGAATAGGAGTGCCTGGGGTAATGATTTCGGTCATGGCATTCACAAGCCTATATTACATTTTGACATACAGCCCTTCTCTGGTATTATATACATACATTTGGCATTAGCCACGTCCCCCGCCCGCAAGGGCGGGGATTTATGTTATATACCCAGTACTTTCCCTAGCTGGTCTTGAACTTTTTTAAAATCGATTGAATCAAGAGTCCCGATCCTTTTATCAAGTCTTCTATAATCGATATATCGAACTTGCGCAACATTTGCAGTGTTTTTTAACCCATCACTATGAGTTACATCAACATACCATGATCCAGAATTTGATTTTGTAGAAAGTGGTACTCCTATAAATGATGTCTGTGAAAGTTTTTTTATAACCAAAACAGGACGTCTAAAAAATAGATTTTTACCACACTCTTCAGAACCAACATTTACTCCAAACGTACACCACCATATTTCTCTGTCCTTAAAGAGCGGAGGTTTGTGCGAGTAGGTGTCAACATTCTTCTTGATAGTATTCCATTCATTAAATTGCTTTTTGTACATATGAAAATATTATTTGCTTGAGTGAATATTTTTAATCATTACACAAAAAACAGAGCAACAAGTGGGAGGATGAGCCACCAGAAGAAGTTTTCTGTGGGGGCGAAGAGAGACTGAATAGGAGTGCCTGGGGTAATGATTTCGGTTACGGGGAGCGCGTGAAAACTAAATATCATGACAAGTATGGTACCCATGGCCGCGAGGAGTAGTTTTTTACCAAAGCGATGAAAGGCAGGCTCATAATCGTCGCCCGGAATATGGCGACGAAAAAGAAGTGTACCTACGACTACAAATGCAAGAAAGATGAGAATTTTTGCTATAGCGGCGCCGTCCCCCTCCCCCTGTGCTACTTGCTCATAGTATGGAAATTTTATGGAGATAAGAAGTGCGAGGTAGAGAGCAAGAATTACATTAATGAGTGCATAACGCCCTCTTGCCATGGCATAAAAAAGAAGTACACCAAAAACCGAAATCATAAATACAGATTCCTTGAGTAGTGTGATGATGTCTTCAGGATTCACTTGTTATATTATACTCACTAATGAGTACTTTTGGGCTTGGGGTGTTTAGAACGTGTGGTATTTTTTCAAATGTATGTGTAAACAAAACACCGCAAACCTTTTGGGTCTGCGGTGTTTTGTTAATGTGTTTTATATATTCTCCTTCCTCAATTCCTCGACAAGTCTTCGTGCATTTCTTGAAAGTTTCTCGGGGATGTCGATAGAAATCTTTGCATGGAAGTCGCCACGGGATGAGCCCACGGGAACTCCCTTTCCTTTTATCCTCAGAATCTCACCGTGCTTCACCCCTTCAGGGATTTTAATTTGAATGATGCCATCGAGTGTCTCAACACCGTACGTCGCACCAAGGAGTGCATCGGTGAGTTTAACCTTAAGGGTCGTCTCAAGGGTGCTATCGCTCCTGTGGATGCTCTGGTGACGTTGTACATGCACCTTTATGTATAAGTCACCAGAGGTACCGCCTTTTACTCCCTCTCCTCTGCCTGTCATACGAATCATCTCACCCGGTTCGATACCAGGAGGAACATTGATGTCGATA
This window encodes:
- a CDS encoding S-adenosylmethionine decarboxylase — encoded protein: MKATIWNFRFYIDETDPKKVFEFGKSALEKAEFMMIGFSEHHFYPYGYTALWLIAESHFAIHTFPEQKTTYCELSSCNSAKHAIFVEDMKKYGVKEVE
- a CDS encoding fused MFS/spermidine synthase, which gives rise to MLTEFRGKQWFFEELYSDHTFGFEVSDVLVPEYNTGFQKLMVLNTPRFGKVLVLDNVVQFAEFDEYFYHESMAHTALFSHENPQNVLIIGGGDCGVAREVLKHHTVEKVTIVDIDPHVTEISKLHFPSASHAALNDSRLTILHEDASHIDTLSEQNTFDIILMDTTDNTGNAVPLFQGAFTDKIYSLLTTNGILMRLGGSRLLQANELQAVSRDTIRVFGNDNVLNVTFCGAATYYGGPFSLVIAGKNAPLTSGHKNANLIQANWYSESQRVHMLSQVIP
- a CDS encoding type II toxin-antitoxin system PemK/MazF family toxin; its protein translation is MYKKQFNEWNTIKKNVDTYSHKPPLFKDREIWWCTFGVNVGSEECGKNLFFRRPVLVIKKLSQTSFIGVPLSTKSNSGSWYVDVTHSDGLKNTANVAQVRYIDYRRLDKRIGTLDSIDFKKVQDQLGKVLGI